In Arachis hypogaea cultivar Tifrunner chromosome 2, arahy.Tifrunner.gnm2.J5K5, whole genome shotgun sequence, a genomic segment contains:
- the LOC112736502 gene encoding elongation factor 1-gamma 3, with amino-acid sequence MALILHAGKSNKNAYKALIAAEYAGVQVQLAPNFEMGVSNKTPEFLKMNPIGKVPVLETPEGPVFESNAIARYVARVKGDNTLYGSSSIDYGHIEQWIDFSSLEIDANIGRWFAPRKGFGPYLPPAEEAAISSLKRALGALNTHLATNTYLVGHTVTLADIITTCNLYLGFTNIMIKSFTSEFPHVERYFWTLVNQPNFRKILGQVKQADAVPPVPSKPAQPKESKPKAKDEPKKEAKKEAKKEPEKPKVEEEEEEAPKPKPKNPLDLLPPSKMILDEWKRLYSNTKTNFREVAIKGFWDMYDPEGYSLWFCDYKYNDENTVSFVTMNKVGGFLQRMDLARKYAFGKMLVIGSQPPFKVKGLWLFRGPEIPKFVMDECYDMELYEWSKVDISDENQKERVNQMIEDHEPFEGESLLDAKCFK; translated from the exons ATGGCCTTA ATCCTGCATGCaggtaaatcaaacaaaaatgctTACAAGGCACTCATTGCAGCTGAGTATGCCGGCGTGCAGGTTCAGTTGGCCCCCAACTTTGAGATGGGTGTGTCTAATAAAACCCCTGAATTTCTCAAGATGAATCCTATTGGCAAG GTTCCTGTGTTAGAGACACCGGAGGGTCCTGTATTTGAGAGCAATGCAATTGCTCGTTATG TTGCTCGGGTAAAGGGGGACAACACTTTGTATGGTTCTTCCTCCATTGATTAT GGCCACATCGAGCAATGGATTGATTTTTCATCATTGGAGATTGATGCTAATATTGGCAGGTGGTTCGCCCCAAGAAAGGGATTTGGACCTTACCTTCCTCCG GCCGAGGAGGCTGCAATTTCTTCCCTAAAGAGAGCTTTGGGTGCATTGAACACTCATCTTGCCACTAATACTTACCTGGTTGGACACACTGTGACCCTGGCTGACATCATAACAACATGCAACTTGTATTTGGGTTTCACTAATATCATGATCAAGAGTTTCACCTCAGAGTTTCCTCATGTCGAGAGATACTTCTGGACCTTGGTTAATCAGCCAAACTTCCGCAAGATACTCGGTCAAGTCAAGCAGGCGGACGCTGTCCCCCCGGTTCCATCTAAGCCTGCCCAGCCAAAAGAATCTAAGCCCAAGGCGAAGGATGAGCCAAAGAAAGAGGCAAAGAAAGAGGCGAAAAAAGAACCGGAAAAGCCCAaagtagaagaagaggaggaagaagctcCCAAGCCAAAACCCAAGAATCCTCTTGATCTTCTCCCCCCAAGTAAGATGATATTGGATGAATGGAAAAGGCTCTATTCGAACACCAAAACTAATTTCCGTGAGGTTGCAATCAAAG GATTTTGGGACATGTATGATCCGGAAGGATATTCTTTGTGGTTTTGTGATTACAAGTACAATGATGAGAACACTGTTTCGTTTGTGACAATGAACAAAGTTGGTGGGTTTCTTCAGCGGATGGATTTGGCCCGTAAGTATGCATTTGGAAAGATGCTTGTGATTGGATCCCAGCCACCATTCAAGGTGAAGGGGTTGTGGCTTTTCCGTGGTCCAGAAATCCCCAAGTTTGTGATGGATGAATGCTATGACATGGAGCTTTATGAGTGGAGTAAGGTTGACATATCTGATGAAAATCAAAAGGAACGCGTCAATCAGATGATTGAAGATCATGAACCATTCGAGGGAGAGTCTCTTTTGGATGCCAAGTGCTTTAAGTAA